Proteins found in one Carassius auratus strain Wakin chromosome 42, ASM336829v1, whole genome shotgun sequence genomic segment:
- the LOC113060318 gene encoding probable G-protein coupled receptor 132 — protein MMNITSTTISLPNHTDSCAPLYKEENTLPLVVLYSTVLTLGLPANLITVFLTFLEVCQKNVLGIYLFSLSVCDLMYLGTLPLWAIYINRGHQWEWGSLTCKFTGYVFFNNMYISIFLMCCVSADRFVAVVYAVESRGLRRMRHAVIISVVIVVVVAVGHVPVFTMAEGDSEKMEEKRCFEPSLPSVVVTGFNYARFLIGFFIPLCILIFTNLAIISKVQASTGLTPQAKIKIRHLAYAVILFFLVCFMPYHVILLIRAINFHFSNGKCDFERSIYTPYTISLGLSTINSAINPVFYVLSSNSAHTRIHEGLRRLRRSSRSPSFA, from the coding sequence ATGATGAACATAACCAGTACAACAATCAGTCTCCCGAACCACACAGACAGTTGTGCACCACTTTACAAGGAAGAAAACACACTTCCACTTGTGGTTCTCTACAGCACAGTCCTCACATTAGGTCTGCCCGCTAACCTGATCACAGTCTTCCTCACGTTCCTCGAAGTGTGTCAGAAGAACGTCCTAGGGATCTACCTCTTCAGCCTGTCAGTGTGTGACCTGATGTATCTTGGCACACTTCCACTCTGGGCCATTTACATCAACAGAGGTCATCAGTGGGAGTGGGGCTCTTTGACCTGTAAGTTCACCGGCTATGTGTTCTTCAACAACATGTACATCAGTATCTTCTTGATGTGCTGCGTTTCAGCGGACCGTTTTGTCGCGGTGGTCTACGCCGTGGAGTCTCGTGGTCTGAGAAGGATGAGGCATGCTGTGATCATCAGCGTTGTGATTGTGGTGGTCGTTGCTGTGGGACACGTGCCGGTTTTCACCATGGCAGAGGGAGACTCAGAGAAAATGGAGGAGAAGCGGTGCTTCGAGCCAAGCCTACCCTCTGTCGTAGTGACGGGCTTCAACTACGCCCGCTTCCTCATCGGTTTCTTCATCCCGCTGTGCATTTTAATATTCACCAACTTGGCCATCATTTCTAAAGTTCAAGCTAGCACAGGTTTGACGCCACAGGCCAAAATCAAAATACGTCACCTGGCCTATGCTGTCATCTTGTTTTTTCTGGTCTGCTTCATGCCGTATCATGTGATCCTTTTGATACGTGCCATCAATTTCCACTTTTCCAATGGGAAATGTGACTTTGAAAGAAGCATCTACACACCCTATACAATCTCTCTGGGTCTCTCTACCATCAACAGTGCCATAAACCCTGTTTTCTATGTGCTTAGCAGCAACAGTGCTCATACGAGGATCCACGAAGGCCTGCGAAGGTTACGCAGAAGCTCGAGATCTCcttcttttgcatga